A stretch of the Glycine soja cultivar W05 chromosome 13, ASM419377v2, whole genome shotgun sequence genome encodes the following:
- the LOC114382751 gene encoding transcriptional adapter ADA2b-like isoform X3 — protein sequence MGRCRAASRPGDDDPKYRFLGFAWMMDSEIEVEEGSKRKRAALNVENSETLPTGQGVTNSKVSPYHCNYCNKDISGKIRIKCAVCQDFDLCIECFSVGAEVTPHKSNHPYRIMDNLSFPLICPDWNADEEMLLLEGIEMYGFGNWNEVAEYIGTKSKSQCIDHYNAVYMNSPCFPLPDLSHVMGKSKEELFAMMKGHEAKKEFSLTTELTLKEEPPFVDGINYEESKKEEINDQTMSRLTSACGKAYSSTVKKASSVIQNNDGVKVEDRSIGEKKLKLSGEDRPSMTNLSGYSFKREEFDVEYDNDAEQVLADMEFKDTDTEAEYEMKLQVLHIYSKRLDERKRRKNFILERDLLYPDPFEKSLLPEELQICQRYKVFMRFHSKKEHQDLLKNIIEEHRLVKRIQDLQEARIAGCVTAADAYRFIEQKRTKEAEPSACKESGQIGTSAKTLQRPNSLKGEVDSSPQGLQKGTAALFAGAKDSPPAIQVFTRSLEEWDISGFAGAELLSESEKKLCDEIRILPSHYLNMLQTLSLEISKGSVTKKSDAHALFKVEPSKVDRVYDMLVTKGVVQT from the exons ATGGGTCGTTGCCGAGCTGCGTCGCGCCCCGGTGACGATGACCCCAAGTACAG ATTCTTAGGGTTTGCTTGGATGATGGATTCGGAGATTGAAGTAGAGGAGGG atcaaagagaaaaagggcTGCTCTGAATGTAGAAAATTCAGAAACTTTACCTACTG GCCAAGGAGTAACTAATAGCAAGGTATCTCCTTATCACTGCAATTATTGTAACAAAGATATTTCGGGGAAGATTCGCATCAAGTGTGCTGTTTGTCAAGATTTTGACCTCTGCATAGAGTGCTTCTCTGTCGGTGCTGAGGTAACACCTCACAAAAGCAATCATCCTTATCGGATTATG GATAATCTGTCTTTTCCACTTATATGTCCAGATTGGAATGCGGATGAAGAGATGTTACTTCTAGAG GGTATTGAAATGTATGGATTTGGGAATTGGAATGAAGTTGCAGAATATATTGGAACAAAAAGCAAATCTCAATGTATTGACCACTATAATGCTGTATATATGAATTCACCATGTTTTCCTCTCCCT GATTTGTCTCATGTTATGGGAAAGAGCAAAGAGGAACTCTTTGCCATGATGAAGGGGCATGAAGCCAAGAAAG AATTTTCTCTAACTACAGAGCTTACTCTGAAAGAAGAACCTCCCTTTGTTGATGGAATAAA CTATGAAGAatcaaagaaggaagaaatcAATGATCAAACCATGTCTAGGTTAACCTCAG CATGTGGCAAAGCTTACTCAAGTACAGTTAAGAAGGCTTCCAGCGTGATCCAAAATAATGATGGAGTTAAGGTGGAAG ATCGGAGCATTGGAGAGAAGAAACTTAAATTATCAGGGGAAGATAGGCCTTCTATGACAAATTTGAGTGGATACAGTTTTAAGCGAGAGGAATTTGATGTTGAATACGACAACGATGCAGAGCAAGTGTTGGCTGATATGGAATTTAAGGACACTGATACTGAAGCTGAATATGAAATGAAACTGCAGGTGCTCCATATCTACTCAAAAAG GTTAGATGAACGGAAGCGCAGAAAGAATTTTATACTTGAAAGAGATTTACTTTATCCTGATCCTTTTGAGAAATCTCTCTTACCTGAAGAGCTTCAAATATGTCAGCGTTACAAGGTCTTCATGCggtttcactcaaaaaaagaGCATCAAGATttgctaaaaaatattattgaagaaCACAGGCTTGTCAAAAGAATACAAGATTTACAG gaagCTCGAATTGCGGGCTGTGTAACTGCTGCTGATGCTTATCGatttattgaacaaaagagGACAAAGGAAGCTGAACCAAGTGCCTGTAAAGAAAGTGGTCAGATTGGAACAAGTGCTAAGACATTACAGAGGCCAAATTCTCTCAAAGGAGAAGTTGATAGTAGCCCGCAGGGTCTTCAAAAGGGGACTGCAGCTTTATTTGCTGGTGCCAAGGATTCACCTCCTGCCATACAAGTCTTCACAAGGTCGCTAGAAGAGTGGGATATTAGTGGATTTGCAGGGGCTGAATTACTATCTGAATCT GAGAAAAAGCTTTGTGATGAGATCAGAATACTACCCTCACACTATCTCAACATGCTGCAGACCTTGTCATTAGAGATTTCAAAGGGCAGTGTGACCAAGAAATCCGATGCACATGCACTGTTTAAGGTAGAGCCAAGCAAGGTTGATAGAGTCTACGATATGCTTGTGACAAAAGGAGTTGTGCAAACATAA
- the LOC114382751 gene encoding transcriptional adapter ADA2a-like isoform X5 yields MGRCRAASRPGDDDPKYRSKRKRAALNVENSETLPTGQGVTNSKVSPYHCNYCNKDISGKIRIKCAVCQDFDLCIECFSVGAEVTPHKSNHPYRIMDNLSFPLICPDWNADEEMLLLEGIEMYGFGNWNEVAEYIGTKSKSQCIDHYNAVYMNSPCFPLPDLSHVMGKSKEELFAMMKGHEAKKEFSLTTELTLKEEPPFVDGINYEESKKEEINDQTMSRLTSACGKAYSSTVKKASSVIQNNDGVKVEVESHADRSIGEKKLKLSGEDRPSMTNLSGYSFKREEFDVEYDNDAEQVLADMEFKDTDTEAEYEMKLQVLHIYSKRLDERKRRKNFILERDLLYPDPFEKSLLPEELQICQRYKVFMRFHSKKEHQDLLKNIIEEHRLVKRIQDLQEARIAGCVTAADAYRFIEQKRTKEAEPSACKESGQIGTSAKTLQRPNSLKGEVDSSPQGLQKGTAALFAGAKDSPPAIQVFTRSLEEWDISGFAGAELLSESEKKLCDEIRILPSHYLNMLQTLSLEISKGSVTKKSDAHALFKVEPSKVDRVYDMLVTKGVVQT; encoded by the exons ATGGGTCGTTGCCGAGCTGCGTCGCGCCCCGGTGACGATGACCCCAAGTACAG atcaaagagaaaaagggcTGCTCTGAATGTAGAAAATTCAGAAACTTTACCTACTG GCCAAGGAGTAACTAATAGCAAGGTATCTCCTTATCACTGCAATTATTGTAACAAAGATATTTCGGGGAAGATTCGCATCAAGTGTGCTGTTTGTCAAGATTTTGACCTCTGCATAGAGTGCTTCTCTGTCGGTGCTGAGGTAACACCTCACAAAAGCAATCATCCTTATCGGATTATG GATAATCTGTCTTTTCCACTTATATGTCCAGATTGGAATGCGGATGAAGAGATGTTACTTCTAGAG GGTATTGAAATGTATGGATTTGGGAATTGGAATGAAGTTGCAGAATATATTGGAACAAAAAGCAAATCTCAATGTATTGACCACTATAATGCTGTATATATGAATTCACCATGTTTTCCTCTCCCT GATTTGTCTCATGTTATGGGAAAGAGCAAAGAGGAACTCTTTGCCATGATGAAGGGGCATGAAGCCAAGAAAG AATTTTCTCTAACTACAGAGCTTACTCTGAAAGAAGAACCTCCCTTTGTTGATGGAATAAA CTATGAAGAatcaaagaaggaagaaatcAATGATCAAACCATGTCTAGGTTAACCTCAG CATGTGGCAAAGCTTACTCAAGTACAGTTAAGAAGGCTTCCAGCGTGATCCAAAATAATGATGGAGTTAAGGTGGAAG TAGAGTCTCATGCAGATCGGAGCATTGGAGAGAAGAAACTTAAATTATCAGGGGAAGATAGGCCTTCTATGACAAATTTGAGTGGATACAGTTTTAAGCGAGAGGAATTTGATGTTGAATACGACAACGATGCAGAGCAAGTGTTGGCTGATATGGAATTTAAGGACACTGATACTGAAGCTGAATATGAAATGAAACTGCAGGTGCTCCATATCTACTCAAAAAG GTTAGATGAACGGAAGCGCAGAAAGAATTTTATACTTGAAAGAGATTTACTTTATCCTGATCCTTTTGAGAAATCTCTCTTACCTGAAGAGCTTCAAATATGTCAGCGTTACAAGGTCTTCATGCggtttcactcaaaaaaagaGCATCAAGATttgctaaaaaatattattgaagaaCACAGGCTTGTCAAAAGAATACAAGATTTACAG gaagCTCGAATTGCGGGCTGTGTAACTGCTGCTGATGCTTATCGatttattgaacaaaagagGACAAAGGAAGCTGAACCAAGTGCCTGTAAAGAAAGTGGTCAGATTGGAACAAGTGCTAAGACATTACAGAGGCCAAATTCTCTCAAAGGAGAAGTTGATAGTAGCCCGCAGGGTCTTCAAAAGGGGACTGCAGCTTTATTTGCTGGTGCCAAGGATTCACCTCCTGCCATACAAGTCTTCACAAGGTCGCTAGAAGAGTGGGATATTAGTGGATTTGCAGGGGCTGAATTACTATCTGAATCT GAGAAAAAGCTTTGTGATGAGATCAGAATACTACCCTCACACTATCTCAACATGCTGCAGACCTTGTCATTAGAGATTTCAAAGGGCAGTGTGACCAAGAAATCCGATGCACATGCACTGTTTAAGGTAGAGCCAAGCAAGGTTGATAGAGTCTACGATATGCTTGTGACAAAAGGAGTTGTGCAAACATAA
- the LOC114382751 gene encoding transcriptional adapter ADA2b-like isoform X6 has product MGRCRAASRPGDDDPKYRFLGFAWMMDSEIEVEEGSKRKRAALNVENSETLPTGQGVTNSKVSPYHCNYCNKDISGKIRIKCAVCQDFDLCIECFSVGAEVTPHKSNHPYRIMDNLSFPLICPDWNADEEMLLLEGIEMYGFGNWNEVAEYIGTKSKSQCIDHYNAVYMNSPCFPLPDLSHVMGKSKEELFAMMKGHEAKKEFSLTTELTLKEEPPFVDGINYEESKKEEINDQTMSRLTSACGKAYSSTVKKASSVIQNNDGVKVEVESHADRSIGEKKLKLSGEDRPSMTNLSGYSFKREEFDVEYDNDAEQVLADMEFKDTDTEAEYEMKLQVLHIYSKRLDERKRRKNFILERDLLYPDPFEKSLLPEELQICQRYKVFMRFHSKKEHQDLLKNIIEEHRLVKRIQDLQRTKEAEPSACKESGQIGTSAKTLQRPNSLKGEVDSSPQGLQKGTAALFAGAKDSPPAIQVFTRSLEEWDISGFAGAELLSESEKKLCDEIRILPSHYLNMLQTLSLEISKGSVTKKSDAHALFKVEPSKVDRVYDMLVTKGVVQT; this is encoded by the exons ATGGGTCGTTGCCGAGCTGCGTCGCGCCCCGGTGACGATGACCCCAAGTACAG ATTCTTAGGGTTTGCTTGGATGATGGATTCGGAGATTGAAGTAGAGGAGGG atcaaagagaaaaagggcTGCTCTGAATGTAGAAAATTCAGAAACTTTACCTACTG GCCAAGGAGTAACTAATAGCAAGGTATCTCCTTATCACTGCAATTATTGTAACAAAGATATTTCGGGGAAGATTCGCATCAAGTGTGCTGTTTGTCAAGATTTTGACCTCTGCATAGAGTGCTTCTCTGTCGGTGCTGAGGTAACACCTCACAAAAGCAATCATCCTTATCGGATTATG GATAATCTGTCTTTTCCACTTATATGTCCAGATTGGAATGCGGATGAAGAGATGTTACTTCTAGAG GGTATTGAAATGTATGGATTTGGGAATTGGAATGAAGTTGCAGAATATATTGGAACAAAAAGCAAATCTCAATGTATTGACCACTATAATGCTGTATATATGAATTCACCATGTTTTCCTCTCCCT GATTTGTCTCATGTTATGGGAAAGAGCAAAGAGGAACTCTTTGCCATGATGAAGGGGCATGAAGCCAAGAAAG AATTTTCTCTAACTACAGAGCTTACTCTGAAAGAAGAACCTCCCTTTGTTGATGGAATAAA CTATGAAGAatcaaagaaggaagaaatcAATGATCAAACCATGTCTAGGTTAACCTCAG CATGTGGCAAAGCTTACTCAAGTACAGTTAAGAAGGCTTCCAGCGTGATCCAAAATAATGATGGAGTTAAGGTGGAAG TAGAGTCTCATGCAGATCGGAGCATTGGAGAGAAGAAACTTAAATTATCAGGGGAAGATAGGCCTTCTATGACAAATTTGAGTGGATACAGTTTTAAGCGAGAGGAATTTGATGTTGAATACGACAACGATGCAGAGCAAGTGTTGGCTGATATGGAATTTAAGGACACTGATACTGAAGCTGAATATGAAATGAAACTGCAGGTGCTCCATATCTACTCAAAAAG GTTAGATGAACGGAAGCGCAGAAAGAATTTTATACTTGAAAGAGATTTACTTTATCCTGATCCTTTTGAGAAATCTCTCTTACCTGAAGAGCTTCAAATATGTCAGCGTTACAAGGTCTTCATGCggtttcactcaaaaaaagaGCATCAAGATttgctaaaaaatattattgaagaaCACAGGCTTGTCAAAAGAATACAAGATTTACAG agGACAAAGGAAGCTGAACCAAGTGCCTGTAAAGAAAGTGGTCAGATTGGAACAAGTGCTAAGACATTACAGAGGCCAAATTCTCTCAAAGGAGAAGTTGATAGTAGCCCGCAGGGTCTTCAAAAGGGGACTGCAGCTTTATTTGCTGGTGCCAAGGATTCACCTCCTGCCATACAAGTCTTCACAAGGTCGCTAGAAGAGTGGGATATTAGTGGATTTGCAGGGGCTGAATTACTATCTGAATCT GAGAAAAAGCTTTGTGATGAGATCAGAATACTACCCTCACACTATCTCAACATGCTGCAGACCTTGTCATTAGAGATTTCAAAGGGCAGTGTGACCAAGAAATCCGATGCACATGCACTGTTTAAGGTAGAGCCAAGCAAGGTTGATAGAGTCTACGATATGCTTGTGACAAAAGGAGTTGTGCAAACATAA
- the LOC114382751 gene encoding transcriptional adapter ADA2a-like isoform X4 gives MPRNQHISWLDTLVLHGEKLFHNKRCSQRSKRKRAALNVENSETLPTGQGVTNSKVSPYHCNYCNKDISGKIRIKCAVCQDFDLCIECFSVGAEVTPHKSNHPYRIMDNLSFPLICPDWNADEEMLLLEGIEMYGFGNWNEVAEYIGTKSKSQCIDHYNAVYMNSPCFPLPDLSHVMGKSKEELFAMMKGHEAKKEFSLTTELTLKEEPPFVDGINYEESKKEEINDQTMSRLTSACGKAYSSTVKKASSVIQNNDGVKVEVESHADRSIGEKKLKLSGEDRPSMTNLSGYSFKREEFDVEYDNDAEQVLADMEFKDTDTEAEYEMKLQVLHIYSKRLDERKRRKNFILERDLLYPDPFEKSLLPEELQICQRYKVFMRFHSKKEHQDLLKNIIEEHRLVKRIQDLQEARIAGCVTAADAYRFIEQKRTKEAEPSACKESGQIGTSAKTLQRPNSLKGEVDSSPQGLQKGTAALFAGAKDSPPAIQVFTRSLEEWDISGFAGAELLSESEKKLCDEIRILPSHYLNMLQTLSLEISKGSVTKKSDAHALFKVEPSKVDRVYDMLVTKGVVQT, from the exons ATGCCAAGAAATCAGCATATTTCCTGGTTAGATACTCTAGTCCTACACGGAGAAAAGCTTTTCCACAATAAACGCTGCTCACAAAG atcaaagagaaaaagggcTGCTCTGAATGTAGAAAATTCAGAAACTTTACCTACTG GCCAAGGAGTAACTAATAGCAAGGTATCTCCTTATCACTGCAATTATTGTAACAAAGATATTTCGGGGAAGATTCGCATCAAGTGTGCTGTTTGTCAAGATTTTGACCTCTGCATAGAGTGCTTCTCTGTCGGTGCTGAGGTAACACCTCACAAAAGCAATCATCCTTATCGGATTATG GATAATCTGTCTTTTCCACTTATATGTCCAGATTGGAATGCGGATGAAGAGATGTTACTTCTAGAG GGTATTGAAATGTATGGATTTGGGAATTGGAATGAAGTTGCAGAATATATTGGAACAAAAAGCAAATCTCAATGTATTGACCACTATAATGCTGTATATATGAATTCACCATGTTTTCCTCTCCCT GATTTGTCTCATGTTATGGGAAAGAGCAAAGAGGAACTCTTTGCCATGATGAAGGGGCATGAAGCCAAGAAAG AATTTTCTCTAACTACAGAGCTTACTCTGAAAGAAGAACCTCCCTTTGTTGATGGAATAAA CTATGAAGAatcaaagaaggaagaaatcAATGATCAAACCATGTCTAGGTTAACCTCAG CATGTGGCAAAGCTTACTCAAGTACAGTTAAGAAGGCTTCCAGCGTGATCCAAAATAATGATGGAGTTAAGGTGGAAG TAGAGTCTCATGCAGATCGGAGCATTGGAGAGAAGAAACTTAAATTATCAGGGGAAGATAGGCCTTCTATGACAAATTTGAGTGGATACAGTTTTAAGCGAGAGGAATTTGATGTTGAATACGACAACGATGCAGAGCAAGTGTTGGCTGATATGGAATTTAAGGACACTGATACTGAAGCTGAATATGAAATGAAACTGCAGGTGCTCCATATCTACTCAAAAAG GTTAGATGAACGGAAGCGCAGAAAGAATTTTATACTTGAAAGAGATTTACTTTATCCTGATCCTTTTGAGAAATCTCTCTTACCTGAAGAGCTTCAAATATGTCAGCGTTACAAGGTCTTCATGCggtttcactcaaaaaaagaGCATCAAGATttgctaaaaaatattattgaagaaCACAGGCTTGTCAAAAGAATACAAGATTTACAG gaagCTCGAATTGCGGGCTGTGTAACTGCTGCTGATGCTTATCGatttattgaacaaaagagGACAAAGGAAGCTGAACCAAGTGCCTGTAAAGAAAGTGGTCAGATTGGAACAAGTGCTAAGACATTACAGAGGCCAAATTCTCTCAAAGGAGAAGTTGATAGTAGCCCGCAGGGTCTTCAAAAGGGGACTGCAGCTTTATTTGCTGGTGCCAAGGATTCACCTCCTGCCATACAAGTCTTCACAAGGTCGCTAGAAGAGTGGGATATTAGTGGATTTGCAGGGGCTGAATTACTATCTGAATCT GAGAAAAAGCTTTGTGATGAGATCAGAATACTACCCTCACACTATCTCAACATGCTGCAGACCTTGTCATTAGAGATTTCAAAGGGCAGTGTGACCAAGAAATCCGATGCACATGCACTGTTTAAGGTAGAGCCAAGCAAGGTTGATAGAGTCTACGATATGCTTGTGACAAAAGGAGTTGTGCAAACATAA
- the LOC114382751 gene encoding transcriptional adapter ADA2a-like isoform X2 — MGRCRAASRPGDDDPKYRFLGFAWMMDSEIEVEEGSKRKRAALNVENSETLPTGQGVTNSKVSPYHCNYCNKDISGKIRIKCAVCQDFDLCIECFSVGAEVTPHKSNHPYRIMDNLSFPLICPDWNADEEMLLLEGIEMYGFGNWNEVAEYIGTKSKSQCIDHYNAVYMNSPCFPLPDLSHVMGKSKEELFAMMKGHEAKKEFSLTTELTLKEEPPFVDGINYEESKKEEINDQTMSRLTSACGKAYSSTVKKASSVIQNNDGVKVEESHADRSIGEKKLKLSGEDRPSMTNLSGYSFKREEFDVEYDNDAEQVLADMEFKDTDTEAEYEMKLQVLHIYSKRLDERKRRKNFILERDLLYPDPFEKSLLPEELQICQRYKVFMRFHSKKEHQDLLKNIIEEHRLVKRIQDLQEARIAGCVTAADAYRFIEQKRTKEAEPSACKESGQIGTSAKTLQRPNSLKGEVDSSPQGLQKGTAALFAGAKDSPPAIQVFTRSLEEWDISGFAGAELLSESEKKLCDEIRILPSHYLNMLQTLSLEISKGSVTKKSDAHALFKVEPSKVDRVYDMLVTKGVVQT, encoded by the exons ATGGGTCGTTGCCGAGCTGCGTCGCGCCCCGGTGACGATGACCCCAAGTACAG ATTCTTAGGGTTTGCTTGGATGATGGATTCGGAGATTGAAGTAGAGGAGGG atcaaagagaaaaagggcTGCTCTGAATGTAGAAAATTCAGAAACTTTACCTACTG GCCAAGGAGTAACTAATAGCAAGGTATCTCCTTATCACTGCAATTATTGTAACAAAGATATTTCGGGGAAGATTCGCATCAAGTGTGCTGTTTGTCAAGATTTTGACCTCTGCATAGAGTGCTTCTCTGTCGGTGCTGAGGTAACACCTCACAAAAGCAATCATCCTTATCGGATTATG GATAATCTGTCTTTTCCACTTATATGTCCAGATTGGAATGCGGATGAAGAGATGTTACTTCTAGAG GGTATTGAAATGTATGGATTTGGGAATTGGAATGAAGTTGCAGAATATATTGGAACAAAAAGCAAATCTCAATGTATTGACCACTATAATGCTGTATATATGAATTCACCATGTTTTCCTCTCCCT GATTTGTCTCATGTTATGGGAAAGAGCAAAGAGGAACTCTTTGCCATGATGAAGGGGCATGAAGCCAAGAAAG AATTTTCTCTAACTACAGAGCTTACTCTGAAAGAAGAACCTCCCTTTGTTGATGGAATAAA CTATGAAGAatcaaagaaggaagaaatcAATGATCAAACCATGTCTAGGTTAACCTCAG CATGTGGCAAAGCTTACTCAAGTACAGTTAAGAAGGCTTCCAGCGTGATCCAAAATAATGATGGAGTTAAGGTGGAAG AGTCTCATGCAGATCGGAGCATTGGAGAGAAGAAACTTAAATTATCAGGGGAAGATAGGCCTTCTATGACAAATTTGAGTGGATACAGTTTTAAGCGAGAGGAATTTGATGTTGAATACGACAACGATGCAGAGCAAGTGTTGGCTGATATGGAATTTAAGGACACTGATACTGAAGCTGAATATGAAATGAAACTGCAGGTGCTCCATATCTACTCAAAAAG GTTAGATGAACGGAAGCGCAGAAAGAATTTTATACTTGAAAGAGATTTACTTTATCCTGATCCTTTTGAGAAATCTCTCTTACCTGAAGAGCTTCAAATATGTCAGCGTTACAAGGTCTTCATGCggtttcactcaaaaaaagaGCATCAAGATttgctaaaaaatattattgaagaaCACAGGCTTGTCAAAAGAATACAAGATTTACAG gaagCTCGAATTGCGGGCTGTGTAACTGCTGCTGATGCTTATCGatttattgaacaaaagagGACAAAGGAAGCTGAACCAAGTGCCTGTAAAGAAAGTGGTCAGATTGGAACAAGTGCTAAGACATTACAGAGGCCAAATTCTCTCAAAGGAGAAGTTGATAGTAGCCCGCAGGGTCTTCAAAAGGGGACTGCAGCTTTATTTGCTGGTGCCAAGGATTCACCTCCTGCCATACAAGTCTTCACAAGGTCGCTAGAAGAGTGGGATATTAGTGGATTTGCAGGGGCTGAATTACTATCTGAATCT GAGAAAAAGCTTTGTGATGAGATCAGAATACTACCCTCACACTATCTCAACATGCTGCAGACCTTGTCATTAGAGATTTCAAAGGGCAGTGTGACCAAGAAATCCGATGCACATGCACTGTTTAAGGTAGAGCCAAGCAAGGTTGATAGAGTCTACGATATGCTTGTGACAAAAGGAGTTGTGCAAACATAA
- the LOC114382751 gene encoding transcriptional adapter ADA2a-like isoform X1 — translation MGRCRAASRPGDDDPKYRFLGFAWMMDSEIEVEEGSKRKRAALNVENSETLPTGQGVTNSKVSPYHCNYCNKDISGKIRIKCAVCQDFDLCIECFSVGAEVTPHKSNHPYRIMDNLSFPLICPDWNADEEMLLLEGIEMYGFGNWNEVAEYIGTKSKSQCIDHYNAVYMNSPCFPLPDLSHVMGKSKEELFAMMKGHEAKKEFSLTTELTLKEEPPFVDGINYEESKKEEINDQTMSRLTSACGKAYSSTVKKASSVIQNNDGVKVEVESHADRSIGEKKLKLSGEDRPSMTNLSGYSFKREEFDVEYDNDAEQVLADMEFKDTDTEAEYEMKLQVLHIYSKRLDERKRRKNFILERDLLYPDPFEKSLLPEELQICQRYKVFMRFHSKKEHQDLLKNIIEEHRLVKRIQDLQEARIAGCVTAADAYRFIEQKRTKEAEPSACKESGQIGTSAKTLQRPNSLKGEVDSSPQGLQKGTAALFAGAKDSPPAIQVFTRSLEEWDISGFAGAELLSESEKKLCDEIRILPSHYLNMLQTLSLEISKGSVTKKSDAHALFKVEPSKVDRVYDMLVTKGVVQT, via the exons ATGGGTCGTTGCCGAGCTGCGTCGCGCCCCGGTGACGATGACCCCAAGTACAG ATTCTTAGGGTTTGCTTGGATGATGGATTCGGAGATTGAAGTAGAGGAGGG atcaaagagaaaaagggcTGCTCTGAATGTAGAAAATTCAGAAACTTTACCTACTG GCCAAGGAGTAACTAATAGCAAGGTATCTCCTTATCACTGCAATTATTGTAACAAAGATATTTCGGGGAAGATTCGCATCAAGTGTGCTGTTTGTCAAGATTTTGACCTCTGCATAGAGTGCTTCTCTGTCGGTGCTGAGGTAACACCTCACAAAAGCAATCATCCTTATCGGATTATG GATAATCTGTCTTTTCCACTTATATGTCCAGATTGGAATGCGGATGAAGAGATGTTACTTCTAGAG GGTATTGAAATGTATGGATTTGGGAATTGGAATGAAGTTGCAGAATATATTGGAACAAAAAGCAAATCTCAATGTATTGACCACTATAATGCTGTATATATGAATTCACCATGTTTTCCTCTCCCT GATTTGTCTCATGTTATGGGAAAGAGCAAAGAGGAACTCTTTGCCATGATGAAGGGGCATGAAGCCAAGAAAG AATTTTCTCTAACTACAGAGCTTACTCTGAAAGAAGAACCTCCCTTTGTTGATGGAATAAA CTATGAAGAatcaaagaaggaagaaatcAATGATCAAACCATGTCTAGGTTAACCTCAG CATGTGGCAAAGCTTACTCAAGTACAGTTAAGAAGGCTTCCAGCGTGATCCAAAATAATGATGGAGTTAAGGTGGAAG TAGAGTCTCATGCAGATCGGAGCATTGGAGAGAAGAAACTTAAATTATCAGGGGAAGATAGGCCTTCTATGACAAATTTGAGTGGATACAGTTTTAAGCGAGAGGAATTTGATGTTGAATACGACAACGATGCAGAGCAAGTGTTGGCTGATATGGAATTTAAGGACACTGATACTGAAGCTGAATATGAAATGAAACTGCAGGTGCTCCATATCTACTCAAAAAG GTTAGATGAACGGAAGCGCAGAAAGAATTTTATACTTGAAAGAGATTTACTTTATCCTGATCCTTTTGAGAAATCTCTCTTACCTGAAGAGCTTCAAATATGTCAGCGTTACAAGGTCTTCATGCggtttcactcaaaaaaagaGCATCAAGATttgctaaaaaatattattgaagaaCACAGGCTTGTCAAAAGAATACAAGATTTACAG gaagCTCGAATTGCGGGCTGTGTAACTGCTGCTGATGCTTATCGatttattgaacaaaagagGACAAAGGAAGCTGAACCAAGTGCCTGTAAAGAAAGTGGTCAGATTGGAACAAGTGCTAAGACATTACAGAGGCCAAATTCTCTCAAAGGAGAAGTTGATAGTAGCCCGCAGGGTCTTCAAAAGGGGACTGCAGCTTTATTTGCTGGTGCCAAGGATTCACCTCCTGCCATACAAGTCTTCACAAGGTCGCTAGAAGAGTGGGATATTAGTGGATTTGCAGGGGCTGAATTACTATCTGAATCT GAGAAAAAGCTTTGTGATGAGATCAGAATACTACCCTCACACTATCTCAACATGCTGCAGACCTTGTCATTAGAGATTTCAAAGGGCAGTGTGACCAAGAAATCCGATGCACATGCACTGTTTAAGGTAGAGCCAAGCAAGGTTGATAGAGTCTACGATATGCTTGTGACAAAAGGAGTTGTGCAAACATAA